A section of the Phaseolus vulgaris cultivar G19833 chromosome 8, P. vulgaris v2.0, whole genome shotgun sequence genome encodes:
- the LOC137825242 gene encoding uncharacterized protein, which translates to MAEDLPSIITKAVKSSNKKLQGEISTLQEENRLIRIEAEKLSCNLMMAEIDHSRVEDAMNAELRVARKEASDLRQKLHLLAQEKIELESKLVPYRLKVANLEALMKADAAKVENLEKRSADREVLLGKVEKERDDAMDELAKAREENKKIVAELA; encoded by the coding sequence atggcagaggacctcccctcaatCATAACAAAGGCTGTGAAGAGCTCAAACAAGAAGCTTCAGGGCGAGATCTCAACGCTCCaggaggagaatcgcctgataaggattGAAGCAGAAAAGCTGTCTTGCAATCTGATGATGGCGGAAATCGATCACTCgagggtggaggacgccatgaatGCTGAGTTGAGGGTcgcacgcaaggaggcctccgatctgcgccagaaactgcacctcctagctcaagagaaaatcgagctggagagtaagCTGGTTCCCTACAGGCTCAaagtggccaacttggaggcattgatgaaagcggatgcagccaaggtagagaaccttgaaaaaaggtcggctgatcgggaggttctccttggaaaggtcgagaaggagagggacgatgCCATGGATGAGCTCGCCAAGGCTCGAgaggaaaacaagaaaattGTTGCAGAGTTGGCCTAG
- the LOC137825243 gene encoding uncharacterized protein: MESATVSVLVNGSPTKEFKPSRGLRQGDPLAPFLFIVVAEGLAGLVRQAVKARLLSGIKIGKKEVEVCILQFADDTVFSCENSYSNVLTLKAILRGFELASGLKINFHKSKLTGINVHRKCQKWSIKASPASKGDFYGVGGRRISQSHGEGGGDGWFQKEIGWKVGCGDKVKFWEDVWVGNSNLKSLYPKILEEVGEWEDEVWRWRLGWRRARFEWESVLEAKLTIHISTTMLSKEEKDIQVWGNDEKGCFTINAAYEYLAKHERGSRLDVYETLWKSKAFPSVLTTTWRVLMDRIPTRECLSRRGVTMNSILRALCQTKNESCQHLFLECRYAMSVWSMCYRWMGILSVQHNDLKTHFESFQLFQVCYAADSCCLLGDGCLQLISVAERRCFWSGAVMAMLAKG, encoded by the exons ATGGAAAGTGCTACAGTTTCTGTGCTTGTTAATGGGAGCCCAACGAAGGAATTTAAACCGTCTAGAGGGTTAAGGCAGGGCGACCCTTTAGCACCTTTCCTCTTTATAGTGGTAGCAGAAGGTTTGGCTGGCCTAGTAAGGCAAGCTGTAAAGGCTAGGCTACTCTCTGGCATCAAGATTGGCAAAAAGGAGGTTGAGGTGTGCATCCTACAGTTTGCAGACGACACTGTATTCTCCTGTGAGAATTCTTACTCTAATGTGCTGACTCTGAAAGCTATCCTTAGGGGGTTTGAGTTAGCTTCAGGATTGAAGATTAACTTCCACAAGTCAAAGTTAACAGGAATCAATGTCCACAGAA AGTGTCAGAAATGGTCTATAAAAGCATCACCAGCATCCAAAGGAGATTTCTATGGGGTTGGGGGAAGGAGAATAAGTCAATCTCATGG GGAGGGTGGAGGAGATGGATGGTTTCAGAAAGAAATTGGATGGAAAGTAGGATGTGGAGACAAAGTAAAGttctgggaggatgtgtgggtGGGGAATTCTAACCTCAAATCTTTGTACCCCAAAATTTTGGAAGAGGTAGGCGAATGGGAAGATGAGGTTTGGCGATGGCGCTTAGGATGGAGGCGGGCAAGATTTGAGTGGGAATCTGTGTTGGAAGCAAAGCTTACTATACATATTTCCACGACTATGTTGAgtaaagaagaaaaggataTCCAGGTATGGGGGAATGATGAAAAAGGGTGCTTTACTATAAATGCTGCTTATGAATACCTAGCTAAACATGAAAGAGGTTCCCGTCTCGATGTGTACGAGACTCTGTGGAAGTCTAAGGCTTTCCCTAGTGTGTTGACTACAACGTGGAGGGTTCTGATGGATAGAATACCAACTAGAGAGTGTTTGAGTAGGAGAGGGGTGACGATGAATTCAATCTTACGTGCCTTATGTCAAACCAAGAATGAATCTTGTCAACATCTCTTCTTGGAATGTAGATATGCTATGAGTGTATGGTCCATGTGCTATAGGTGGATGGGTATACTGTCTGTCCAACATAATGATTTAAAGACCCACTTTGAGAGCTTCCAATTATTTCAG GTCTGTTATGCAGCAGATAGTTGTTGTCTTTTGGGAGATGGTTGTCTGCAG CTGATTTCCGTGGCTGAGCGGCGGTGCTTCTGGTCTGGTGCTGTCATGGCTATGTTGGCGAAGGGGTAG